CCATTGACGGCCCGGTTGTTTGCGAGGAGCCGTCCGTCCGGGACATCATCAAGGAGAATCCATTGAGGTTCCCGCTGGTGTTTCCTGAGCCGCAGCCTGCATACCGATCAACCGCCACCCTGTTTCAGGGGGGCTGCCATTTTTCGCATTTTGCCGACAAAGCGCTGGCGCTGCACGGCGCGCAGCAGGGTAACTGCCTTGGGTCTGATGTGCCGCGTCTGCCAGTTTGCCGCAGTCTGGAGGCCATGCTCGAAAGCTCGAGGCAGGCTTTGCCCTGGCTGACAGTTACTGGCTTTTGCGATTTGCGGTTTTTTGATGCGCCGGAATTGCCGTCTGGCATCACTCGCGAATGCCGGGTGACAGCAGAGGCGGAACCCTGGCTGATGCAGGAAAACGTCATGACGCGCATGTGCCGCAGTGAGCTTGCAGTGCGCGGCCTGACGCCCAACGGCAGGCATACTGCCCAGTATGCCCCGGTAAGCGAGGGCATGGTGTGGCTTGCGGCCCATCGCAGCAGTGTGCGCCCCCTGTGGGAAGAGGTGCCCGCGGCAGCCTCCGTGGCAAGCCCTGTGCTGGACACCGGGCCACTCTATAAAGCAGTCGGGCTTGGCCGTGAGTGGCGTTTTGTGGATAACTTCTGCACGCTGCCCGATGACTTGTTTTCTGGCATGCTGAGTTTGCCCCAGACATGCATTGCCCCCGGAGCTGATTCTGGCTATAGTGGCGACATGCTTGTGGTGGAGGGCGTATTGCAGGCTGCATGGCTTGCCATAACATCCGAATACTCCAAGGATTTTTCTGACACTGCCGCTCTTGCTGCCGCTATGCAGGAGTGGGCTTTGCATGCTGTGGGCTTTATCCGCATCGGGCCGGTCCGTGCTGATGGCCCCTTGCGCATATTGATGCAGCGTTCCTGGGCCAATGCGCGGTTGCGTCGTTTTGACGCGCAGGTCATTGATCAGGAAGGGCATGTTTTTTTGACAATTCACCATCTTGAATTTGACCGATGCGATCAGGCCGGGCTTTCCCCTGCCGTAAATCCCTCGGCATAAACACTCAATCTGCTCAGCGTCGCGCAAAGCGCAACGGCGCGAAGGGTGCCAGATGCTCACTGCACAAGCAAACCTTACTACACGTCTTTTTCTGCCGCTGCTGCTTGTGGCGGCCCTGCTTGCCGGAGCCTGTTCCAACAAGGCCGGGCTCAAATCGCCGGAACTTCCCGCCAAACACTGGCTTGAAGAAGCCCCAGGCGTGCCTGTTGAAAACAAGGCCAAGCTTGAAGCCGCAGTGCCAAATCTCTATGATCCCAAGAAGGTTTTTTCCTTTGAAGATTGCGTGTTCCTGACCATCCAGCAGTCGCCTGCCCTGGTCAACAGCGCCGTGAATATTGAAATCAAGCGTCTTGCCCAGACGGACGCCGTGTGGAAGTACCTTCCCGAGCCCCGCATGAATTTTACCGTGTCCAACAACCTGACGCGGTATAATATGGACAATAAAGATACGCCCAGCGATTACGGCCAGGCCCGGTTCCGTGTGGGCTTTTATGCTGCCTTTCCCAATCCCATGGCCACCTATTTTGAGCACAAGGTGCAGTCAGCCATGGTCAATCTGGCAATCTCCACCCACCGCAAAGCCGTGGGAAAGGCTATTGGCAAGATTGGCGAGGCCTATCTCCAGCTTCAGGCCCAGCAGAAGATTGTGGAAGCGCAGAAAGAGCTGCTGCCGCTTGGCAAGGAGCTTGTGGATTACTGGAAGAAGGTTGAGGCCGTTGATGGCCGCCAGGGTGTTTCGCTCAACATGGCCATTCAGCACCAGCGCGAGCTTGAACTCAAGCTGGAGCAGACCCGCATGAAGGAAGTGATGCAGCGTACTCAGCTCAAGATTCTTGCTGGCGTAGAGCCGCAGCAGAGGCTTGAGGTGGATACCAAGAGCGCTGATTCCGTGCTGGCTGGTTTTGATGGCCGCAAGCTCACCTGGGAAGAACGCTGGCCTGCCACAGAAGATGACCTGCTGCTGCGCGGACAGGTGACCCTGGGCGATTACAATATTATGGTCGCCTGGGCCCAGTATATGCCGACCATGTCCATTGCCGTGAACAATAATCCTCCGGCGGGCCAGTATCAGCCCCCGAGCGGTACTGAAGACACATTTTTGCACCTGACCTTTGACTTCCCGCTTATCGACTGGGGGCGCAGATACCGTGGCGTGCAGACCGCGCGCATGGGCAAGGCCCAGGCCTTCCACGAACTGGCCCGCAAGCGTACGGACTACTCCAACAAATGGCTCCAGAGCGAGCAGCGGGTAGCCCTGGCCGAAACGGAACTCAAGCTCGCCAAGACCCGTCTGGATACGGCCAGCATGCAGTACAAGGAAGCCCAGATTTCTTTCCACGAAGGCATTGCGCAGTTGCCCGACATGGCCTCCAAGCAGGAAGACATGGTTCAGGCGCGCATAGCCTACATCAATGCCGAGCTTGACTATAAACTGGCCCAGCTTGAGTGGATGGATCTGTCGAATTCCCTGGCCCAGCGCTTCCTCGGACTGCCTGCTAAGGAGTTGCTGTAATGTTGGGTACGTATAAGAAAGCGCTGTCGCGGGTGCGGCACCGTTGTTTTGCTGCCGCGCTGTCTGCTGTCATGCTGCTTGCTGCTTTTTTGATGTTTCAGAACGCAGCCTCTGCTGCGGACAATGGATCCATAGGCGCTGGGGCTACCATTCTGACCGGCAAGGTCGTTACTACTGTCACGCGCGCTGTGCCTGTGCCCTTTAACGCTGTTGTGGATGAGGTGCTGGTCAAGCCCGGCGAAGCCATTGCCAAGGGTGCCCCGCTGATGCGTTACCACCTTCAGGAAGAGGCCGAGCGGGTGCTGCAAAGAGAAGTGACCACCGGGGCTGCTACCGAGAATCTGAGGGGGCAGGTGCTTGATCTTGACCGCAAGCTTGCAGAAACTGCCGCCCAGCGTAACAAGGCCCGGCAGCTTGCAGCCTCGGGGCTTGGTTCAGCCCAGGCTTCCAGCCGGCTGGAAGATGATGTTCACTCCCTGAAGCGCCGCATAGATCTTTTGACTGTGACCATCCAGAAATCTGAACAGAACTTTGCCGCCCGTCTCGAAGAACTGAGCGGCTATTTCGGCACGACCATCAAGGAAGGCGAGCGTCTGCCTGCCTCGCTTACGCTTACCTCTCCCATTGACGGTTATGTGCTGTCGCTTGATGCCACGCTCAACCCCGGCTCCCTGTTGGCCGCTGGCACCACGCCCGTGCGTGTGGGGCGGCTTGATCCCGTGCTGATCCAGGTGCCTGTCTACGAGGCAGAAATCAGCGGCATCAAGGCTGGCGACTCGGTGGAAGTTGAAATTCCTTCGCTGAACAACAAGAAGTTCAACGGTACAGTGAATGAAATTTCCTGGGTTTCTAACGACATGAATGTTTCAACTCCTTCATATTACACGGTGGAGCTTACTGTTCCCAATCCTGGTCTGGAACTCAAGCCCGGGTTCAAGGCTGTGGTGCGATTCAAAGGGAGCAGGTAAGCCCGTTTCATGAAGCTGAAAAGCATCCCCCGACGATTGGGGTACATTCTGGGTGCGCAGTGGACGCGCGACCTGGCGTGGACCGCTTTTACCATTCTTCTTGCACGCCGCAGCCCCGATATACTGGGGCAGGTCGTGCTGGCGCTCACGTTTGGCTATCTGGTGAAAACCATAGCTGACGTGGGGCTTAACGATTTTTTGCTCTCAACATTTGCCCGGCGCGAAGGGCGCCCATTGGCCCTGCTGGGTGAAGTCACCTGGCTCAAGCTGATTGTGCTTGTTCTGGCCCTCTGCTTTACATGGCTTGTGACTGGTTGGCAGAACTATACGCCAGAGTTGCGGCTTGTGGTCATGTGCATAGCAGCTGGCCTTGGGCTGGACGGCGTGAGCGATTCGTTTTTTGCGCTCTGCCAGGCGCGGGGTCGGCAGGATGTGGAAATGCGCATCCGTGTGCCGTCTGCACTGCTGGGTATTGGCTTTGGCATCGTCTGCGTGGTGATTGGGGCCCCGCCCATTGTGATTGCCCTGTACAAGCCTATGGAATCGGTGCTGTGCATCATTTTTGCTTTGCTGGCCTTGCAACGCAATCCTCTGGCAGGTGTTGGCCTTGATGGCATGAAAGATCTGGCCCGTCACATGAAGCACGGCCTCATCTTTACCTGCATGGCTGGCTGCGCCATGTTTTATAACAAGATCAACGTCATATTTCTTAAACAGTATGGCGGAAATGCCGATGTGGGCGGCTACGGCGTTGCATGGGAAACAGTTGAGGGCCTGTCGGTGCTTGTTTCCAGCGCTTTGTTGGGCAAGGTGATTTTTCCGCTGCTGGCAAAACTGTGGCAGCAGGATAAAGGCGCATTCCGCCAGCTGGCCGGTCAGACTGCTCGCTCCCTTTGGGCTGCGTCGCTGCCCATTATTTTTCTTATCTGTGTGGAGAGCGATCGCTTTCTTCCCCTGATTTACGGCCCCAACTATCAAAGTGCGGTCACCGCTCAGCGTTTGCTTACACCTTGTCTGGCAACGGCCTTTTTGCACAACCTCGCGGCATACGCCATGATCGGCATGCGTCAACACCGACTGCTCCTTGTATTTTACCTCACGGGCCTGGTGTGCAATCTGATATGCTGCTTTACTCTTATTCCTGCCATGCCCCTTGAAGGTGCGGCTTTGTCCCTCACCATTACCAAGGTTTGGGTGGCGCTCCTTACAGTTGGCTATTTTCAGTGGGCCGCGCGCCCCATGTCGCTTGGGCAGTGGGGGCTCATGCTTGCCAGCTGCGCCGCCTGCGTAGGGCTGTGGTGGGGGATAGGGCTGGTTGCGCCGCGTGAACTGGCAGAGCTGTCAGGCCTTGTGCCTTTGCTGGCCTTGTTCTGGCGCTGGAGACCGCCGCCGCCGTTTGAAAAGGCCGCGCTTGCCTGATCTCATCTGGACTGTCAGTTGTCGTGCATGGCATAGCGTGGCAACCATTACCCGGATGACCAGACCGTGCCGGGCAAATTGTCTGAGACGTTGACGCCACGGTAAAGGCAGGCCTATAGGATTACTGCAAGACAGTAACAGGCAAGGCATTCCCATGGGCAACAAACTGTTTTTACAGCGCAGGTCAGTCATTAAGGCCATGG
This DNA window, taken from Desulfovibrio desulfuricans DSM 642, encodes the following:
- a CDS encoding oligosaccharide flippase family protein; its protein translation is MKLKSIPRRLGYILGAQWTRDLAWTAFTILLARRSPDILGQVVLALTFGYLVKTIADVGLNDFLLSTFARREGRPLALLGEVTWLKLIVLVLALCFTWLVTGWQNYTPELRLVVMCIAAGLGLDGVSDSFFALCQARGRQDVEMRIRVPSALLGIGFGIVCVVIGAPPIVIALYKPMESVLCIIFALLALQRNPLAGVGLDGMKDLARHMKHGLIFTCMAGCAMFYNKINVIFLKQYGGNADVGGYGVAWETVEGLSVLVSSALLGKVIFPLLAKLWQQDKGAFRQLAGQTARSLWAASLPIIFLICVESDRFLPLIYGPNYQSAVTAQRLLTPCLATAFLHNLAAYAMIGMRQHRLLLVFYLTGLVCNLICCFTLIPAMPLEGAALSLTITKVWVALLTVGYFQWAARPMSLGQWGLMLASCAACVGLWWGIGLVAPRELAELSGLVPLLALFWRWRPPPPFEKAALA
- a CDS encoding TolC family protein, with the protein product MLTAQANLTTRLFLPLLLVAALLAGACSNKAGLKSPELPAKHWLEEAPGVPVENKAKLEAAVPNLYDPKKVFSFEDCVFLTIQQSPALVNSAVNIEIKRLAQTDAVWKYLPEPRMNFTVSNNLTRYNMDNKDTPSDYGQARFRVGFYAAFPNPMATYFEHKVQSAMVNLAISTHRKAVGKAIGKIGEAYLQLQAQQKIVEAQKELLPLGKELVDYWKKVEAVDGRQGVSLNMAIQHQRELELKLEQTRMKEVMQRTQLKILAGVEPQQRLEVDTKSADSVLAGFDGRKLTWEERWPATEDDLLLRGQVTLGDYNIMVAWAQYMPTMSIAVNNNPPAGQYQPPSGTEDTFLHLTFDFPLIDWGRRYRGVQTARMGKAQAFHELARKRTDYSNKWLQSEQRVALAETELKLAKTRLDTASMQYKEAQISFHEGIAQLPDMASKQEDMVQARIAYINAELDYKLAQLEWMDLSNSLAQRFLGLPAKELL
- a CDS encoding HlyD family secretion protein, translated to MLGTYKKALSRVRHRCFAAALSAVMLLAAFLMFQNAASAADNGSIGAGATILTGKVVTTVTRAVPVPFNAVVDEVLVKPGEAIAKGAPLMRYHLQEEAERVLQREVTTGAATENLRGQVLDLDRKLAETAAQRNKARQLAASGLGSAQASSRLEDDVHSLKRRIDLLTVTIQKSEQNFAARLEELSGYFGTTIKEGERLPASLTLTSPIDGYVLSLDATLNPGSLLAAGTTPVRVGRLDPVLIQVPVYEAEISGIKAGDSVEVEIPSLNNKKFNGTVNEISWVSNDMNVSTPSYYTVELTVPNPGLELKPGFKAVVRFKGSR